Proteins encoded in a region of the Mycolicibacterium neoaurum genome:
- a CDS encoding helix-turn-helix transcriptional regulator, giving the protein MRRAERMYALVDLLRGSRRPVSAARLSAEFEVSKRTIERDISSLQLAGVPIYADHGVSGGYSILREHSLPPLNFTVPESLAVLAGLALLETSPYGAAARRARAKILAASREDQLAPIDRALASMFVIDAPPPSESAVSLIPEAIAARRVVRLEYTAADHQTLTTRDVEAMGLLRGGDAWVFAGWCRLREGIRGFHLDRIRRVEITDEVFAERDAAVLEADLSRWRTRRLG; this is encoded by the coding sequence ATGAGGAGAGCCGAGCGGATGTACGCGTTGGTAGATCTGCTGCGGGGATCACGCCGGCCCGTGTCTGCCGCGCGGCTCTCCGCCGAGTTCGAGGTGTCCAAGCGAACTATCGAGCGTGATATTTCGTCCCTCCAGCTCGCAGGAGTCCCGATCTATGCCGACCACGGTGTGTCCGGTGGTTATTCGATCTTGCGTGAACACTCGCTGCCGCCCCTCAACTTCACGGTGCCGGAGTCGCTCGCGGTGCTCGCGGGGCTGGCTTTGTTGGAGACTTCGCCCTACGGTGCTGCTGCGCGCCGAGCGCGGGCGAAGATTCTCGCGGCCAGTAGGGAGGATCAGCTCGCACCCATCGATCGAGCGTTGGCGTCGATGTTCGTCATCGACGCTCCGCCGCCATCTGAGTCGGCGGTCTCCCTGATCCCCGAGGCGATTGCCGCGCGCCGAGTTGTACGGCTCGAGTACACCGCTGCCGACCACCAGACTCTGACTACCCGTGACGTGGAGGCAATGGGTCTGCTGCGCGGAGGTGATGCCTGGGTGTTCGCAGGGTGGTGTCGACTACGCGAAGGTATCCGTGGGTTTCACCTCGACCGCATCCGCCGCGTGGAGATCACCGATGAGGTTTTCGCCGAGCGTGATGCCGCCGTGCTGGAGGCGGATCTGTCGCGGTGGCGCACTCGCAGGCTTGGGTAG
- a CDS encoding nuclear transport factor 2 family protein: MTDNTNDVATDLPAADAALAVWLRMWNTDGEIARRICTDDFRIHFLNSDTDGSNPGDDVLGAESFVRFLESYRELHPGTVFTEVSRSVDGLHGRLLWNVRAAEHATGGIDVFDFTDGGLIREVWSVGGTRTHST; this comes from the coding sequence ATGACCGACAACACGAATGATGTGGCGACTGACTTGCCTGCTGCCGACGCCGCGCTCGCGGTGTGGTTGAGGATGTGGAATACCGACGGCGAGATCGCACGTCGGATCTGCACTGACGACTTCCGGATTCACTTTCTCAACTCTGATACCGATGGGTCGAACCCTGGGGACGATGTGCTGGGTGCGGAGAGCTTCGTCCGCTTCTTGGAGTCATATCGCGAACTGCACCCGGGAACCGTGTTCACCGAAGTGTCGCGGTCAGTCGACGGTCTGCACGGGCGGCTGCTGTGGAACGTACGAGCCGCTGAGCACGCTACGGGTGGGATCGATGTGTTCGACTTCACCGATGGCGGGCTGATCCGCGAGGTGTGGTCGGTGGGCGGTACGCGCACGCACTCCACGTAA
- a CDS encoding HAD family hydrolase gives MGTANLSHIRCVVFDVGETLVDETRMWGARAHQVGLTPFTLCGLIGALIAEGRDHNEVWDMIGVGRPAAGVNPTHEDLYPDALEAVAAVRDLGITVGVAGNQPAAVESVLIAAGLHPDFLASSERWGVAKPDPDFFLRIVTQAGVAAGEILYVGDRIDNDVLPARSIGMRTAFVRRGPWGYFHASTAAVHLADLRLNSLLELTAALST, from the coding sequence GTGGGCACCGCAAACCTCTCGCACATCCGCTGTGTGGTGTTCGACGTCGGTGAAACGCTGGTCGACGAAACTCGAATGTGGGGCGCGCGTGCACATCAGGTCGGATTGACGCCCTTTACCCTGTGCGGACTCATCGGCGCCTTGATTGCAGAGGGCAGGGACCACAACGAGGTATGGGACATGATAGGCGTGGGTCGGCCGGCTGCCGGCGTCAACCCCACTCATGAGGACCTTTACCCTGACGCGCTCGAGGCTGTGGCTGCCGTGCGGGATCTCGGGATCACCGTCGGTGTAGCCGGAAACCAGCCCGCAGCAGTCGAATCCGTGCTGATCGCGGCCGGGCTGCACCCGGATTTCTTGGCGTCCTCGGAACGGTGGGGCGTGGCCAAGCCCGATCCCGACTTCTTCCTCCGGATCGTCACTCAAGCGGGAGTCGCTGCCGGTGAGATCTTGTACGTGGGTGATCGCATCGATAACGACGTGTTGCCCGCCCGATCGATTGGCATGCGTACGGCGTTTGTTCGACGTGGGCCGTGGGGTTACTTCCACGCTTCGACAGCCGCAGTGCATCTTGCTGATCTGCGCCTGAATTCGCTACTCGAGCTCACCGCTGCGCTAAGCACATAA
- a CDS encoding winged helix-turn-helix transcriptional regulator translates to MHDDIGTARSADHDAFLVTCSSRQLLSRLADKWVTLVLCALIDGPARHSVLARRITGVSQKMLTQTLRNLERDGLLTRTVTPTVPLTVDYELTPLGHSLVGVFLQLKSWADVNMDTVDAARAAYDARRQ, encoded by the coding sequence ATGCATGACGACATCGGCACGGCGCGGAGCGCGGATCACGATGCGTTCCTGGTGACTTGTAGTAGCCGCCAGTTGTTGTCCCGGCTGGCGGACAAGTGGGTGACACTCGTGCTTTGCGCGCTCATCGACGGGCCGGCTCGCCACTCGGTCCTGGCACGGCGAATTACCGGTGTCAGCCAGAAGATGTTGACTCAGACGCTGCGCAACTTGGAGCGCGACGGATTGCTCACCCGGACAGTCACACCCACTGTCCCGTTGACGGTGGATTACGAACTGACCCCGCTTGGCCATTCACTGGTCGGGGTGTTCCTCCAGCTCAAGAGTTGGGCGGACGTCAACATGGACACAGTTGACGCTGCCCGAGCCGCGTATGACGCGCGCAGGCAGTGA
- a CDS encoding MFS transporter, with translation MLSVTLAVFAVTVTEMLPAGLIPQMADDLQVSDGAAGLTVTVYGVIAGLTAPATTKWTHRMDRRSLLLAIIGVLIVGNLMAGFVTSYPQLLAIRLVMGFAHGLMWSITATIAVRLVPPSSAATATTTVFSGISLALVLGVPGGTLIGAWIGWRSAFLAVVALAAVAWTAVLIVVPRLPQTHPRRPGQWRTLLSGRRGIQKILVVTVLAVVANYAAYTYTAPFLIHRLDMTAAAVSVYLLVYGVAGVIGNVVAGALMAYTSAVRILLCSFLGAASVSILFLVFSRQSGWATGLLIAIWGLSYSALPVLLQTAILQRAPDAREAATSIYVMAFNMSIAAGALGGALAIDQISTAAPLMLGALLCMSAAVATRYVHVG, from the coding sequence GTGCTCAGTGTGACGCTGGCGGTGTTCGCCGTGACGGTGACCGAAATGCTGCCCGCCGGGCTCATCCCGCAGATGGCCGATGATCTGCAGGTCTCCGATGGAGCAGCGGGCCTGACCGTCACGGTGTACGGCGTGATCGCTGGGCTGACGGCTCCGGCCACCACCAAGTGGACACATCGCATGGACCGACGAAGCCTGTTGCTGGCCATTATCGGAGTGTTGATCGTCGGCAACCTCATGGCCGGGTTCGTGACAAGCTACCCGCAGCTGCTGGCCATCCGACTGGTGATGGGATTCGCTCACGGACTGATGTGGTCCATCACCGCTACCATCGCAGTCCGCCTTGTCCCGCCGTCGTCCGCGGCGACAGCAACCACAACTGTCTTCTCCGGCATATCCCTTGCCCTGGTCCTCGGGGTGCCAGGTGGCACGCTCATAGGTGCCTGGATCGGCTGGCGATCGGCATTCCTCGCCGTCGTTGCGCTGGCCGCAGTCGCGTGGACCGCCGTACTCATCGTCGTCCCGCGATTGCCACAGACCCACCCACGACGCCCTGGGCAGTGGCGAACCCTGCTGTCCGGGCGACGCGGAATCCAGAAAATCCTCGTTGTCACCGTCCTTGCCGTGGTCGCCAACTACGCCGCGTACACCTATACGGCACCCTTCTTGATTCACCGCCTCGACATGACCGCGGCCGCAGTCAGTGTTTACCTGCTCGTATACGGCGTTGCCGGCGTCATCGGCAATGTCGTCGCTGGGGCCTTGATGGCCTACACATCAGCTGTCCGCATTCTGCTGTGCAGTTTCCTCGGTGCCGCGTCGGTGTCGATACTGTTCCTCGTTTTCTCCCGTCAGTCGGGATGGGCCACTGGCCTCCTCATCGCCATATGGGGACTGTCCTATTCCGCGTTGCCGGTACTCCTGCAGACCGCGATCCTGCAGCGCGCCCCGGACGCGCGTGAAGCAGCGACGTCGATATACGTCATGGCATTCAACATGTCGATCGCAGCAGGTGCGCTCGGCGGGGCGCTGGCCATCGACCAGATATCCACTGCTGCACCACTCATGCTCGGCGCCCTGTTGTGCATGTCCGCCGCTGTGGCAACCAGATACGTTCACGTTGGTTAG
- a CDS encoding DUF4174 domain-containing protein, with translation MGAGLRSLLVLTAMGFATLCGTGTAAAGELDGYLWNHRPLLVFAPSADDSRLIETLARIESSRCEFTSRDMVLAQVLADGTSMLDGRVLEAGAARQLAGRYGVRDNGFAVLLIGKDGYQKLRVDAVPNLQTVYAVIDEMPMRGQEMSENDSEC, from the coding sequence ATGGGTGCAGGCCTGCGTTCACTGCTCGTTCTCACCGCGATGGGTTTCGCAACACTGTGCGGGACGGGCACCGCCGCGGCCGGCGAATTGGATGGCTACCTCTGGAATCACCGCCCACTGCTGGTGTTCGCGCCCAGTGCCGACGACTCTCGACTCATCGAGACACTGGCTCGCATAGAGTCCAGCCGGTGTGAGTTCACCAGTCGCGACATGGTCCTCGCTCAGGTACTTGCGGACGGCACCAGCATGCTCGACGGCCGAGTGCTCGAGGCCGGCGCCGCCCGCCAGTTGGCGGGCCGATACGGAGTCCGCGACAACGGCTTCGCTGTGCTGCTGATCGGCAAGGACGGCTACCAGAAGTTACGCGTCGACGCCGTGCCGAACCTCCAGACGGTGTATGCCGTGATCGACGAGATGCCGATGCGCGGCCAGGAGATGAGCGAGAACGACAGTGAGTGCTGA
- a CDS encoding CIA30 family protein has protein sequence MSADTGYRSLRGKIQRTSALLIGTCTTFSLVACGSAAQAEDTAPSSPPAATETVIVDLDVADAAAAWTTMNDPVMGGRSTSEVAFDDGGLRFSGNISVDNNGGFASTRGPVDPDIGRKAAGARSLGVRAEGDGKTYLLKVRDNAQPWSYVQRFATEAGVMRTYALPVDKFEPVGMRMNPAPEAPATLDPSTIDQVAIYILDRQQGPFQITINSISAVT, from the coding sequence GTGAGTGCTGACACCGGATATCGATCACTGCGTGGGAAGATCCAGCGCACTTCTGCCCTCTTGATCGGGACCTGTACGACGTTCTCGCTCGTCGCATGCGGTAGCGCCGCACAGGCGGAGGACACGGCACCGTCGTCGCCTCCCGCCGCTACGGAGACCGTCATCGTCGATCTCGATGTCGCCGACGCGGCCGCTGCGTGGACGACCATGAATGATCCCGTCATGGGTGGCAGATCGACGTCCGAAGTCGCGTTCGACGATGGCGGCCTGCGGTTTTCGGGAAACATCTCCGTGGACAACAATGGTGGGTTCGCCTCGACGCGTGGACCAGTCGACCCTGACATCGGGCGCAAGGCCGCGGGCGCACGGTCTTTGGGAGTACGTGCCGAGGGTGATGGAAAGACCTACCTGTTGAAGGTGCGCGACAACGCCCAACCCTGGTCGTACGTTCAGCGCTTCGCCACCGAAGCAGGCGTAATGCGAACCTACGCACTACCAGTCGACAAGTTCGAACCCGTAGGCATGCGCATGAATCCCGCGCCCGAAGCGCCTGCGACCCTTGATCCATCGACCATCGATCAGGTAGCGATCTACATCCTGGACAGGCAGCAGGGCCCCTTCCAGATCACCATCAACAGCATCTCCGCCGTGACCTGA
- a CDS encoding MFS transporter translates to MADSGGLQLRTASGRWVLLATVLGSGIAMIDGTVVNVALPHIGADLNTGFGGLQWVVNAYTLTLASFILLGGSLGDHFGRRRVFLIGVVWFAVASTACGLAPNIETLVAARALQGIGGALLTPGSLALISASFRADDRSAAIGAWSGLGGLAGAVGPFLGGFLVEWNWRAVFLINVPLAAGLVILTVLRVPESRDTESPPGLDIAGTVLAVLGLGALTFGLTSLGADVTATGLVAVGTGMLALALFVVIERRSPHPLVPPELFTNNIFRAANVITLMIYGALGVVFLILVLQLQTVAGFSPIEAGAALLPVTAVLLVFSARAGALAGRIGPRIPMTLGPLLSAAGLLLMLRIGTQASWVADVLPAALVFGAGLALVVAPLTAAVLDAAPDRLAGSASGVNNAVARAGGLLAVAVIPVLAGIGGADYADPAAFGAGFRTTMVIAASLLVGASVLAAVGIRPRRGDVRGRMHVEQEVHCPISGPTPLPHASRPET, encoded by the coding sequence ATGGCGGATTCGGGCGGATTGCAGCTGAGGACTGCCTCGGGTCGGTGGGTGCTCCTTGCGACGGTCCTCGGTTCTGGCATCGCGATGATCGACGGCACGGTGGTCAACGTGGCATTGCCGCATATCGGCGCAGACCTGAACACCGGCTTCGGCGGTCTGCAATGGGTCGTCAACGCCTACACGCTGACCTTGGCCTCCTTCATCCTGTTGGGCGGTTCACTCGGCGACCACTTCGGGCGCAGGCGTGTCTTCCTGATCGGGGTGGTGTGGTTCGCGGTGGCCTCGACCGCCTGCGGCCTGGCGCCCAATATCGAAACACTGGTCGCCGCGCGTGCCCTCCAAGGCATCGGCGGCGCCCTGCTCACGCCCGGAAGTTTGGCACTGATCTCGGCGTCGTTCCGCGCCGACGATCGTTCCGCCGCGATCGGGGCGTGGTCCGGTCTGGGCGGGCTGGCCGGTGCGGTGGGACCCTTCCTCGGGGGATTCCTCGTCGAGTGGAACTGGCGGGCAGTGTTTCTCATCAATGTGCCACTGGCCGCCGGGCTCGTCATCCTGACGGTGCTGCGGGTTCCCGAGAGTCGCGACACAGAATCGCCACCAGGTCTGGACATCGCCGGCACGGTCCTGGCCGTCCTTGGTCTGGGAGCCTTGACATTCGGACTGACCAGCCTCGGCGCCGACGTCACTGCGACCGGCCTTGTCGCGGTCGGCACCGGGATGCTGGCACTGGCGCTGTTCGTGGTGATCGAGCGGCGTTCCCCGCATCCGTTGGTTCCGCCAGAACTGTTCACCAACAACATCTTTCGGGCGGCCAATGTTATAACGCTGATGATCTACGGTGCCTTGGGGGTGGTCTTCCTGATTCTGGTACTGCAGCTGCAGACGGTTGCGGGGTTCAGCCCGATCGAGGCGGGAGCTGCGCTGCTCCCGGTCACGGCAGTTCTCCTGGTTTTCTCGGCACGTGCCGGTGCGCTTGCGGGCCGGATCGGACCACGGATACCGATGACGCTGGGCCCACTGCTGTCGGCGGCGGGATTATTGCTGATGCTACGCATCGGTACACAGGCATCATGGGTTGCCGATGTCCTTCCCGCTGCTCTGGTATTCGGTGCCGGCCTGGCGCTGGTGGTGGCGCCCCTGACGGCCGCAGTCCTCGACGCCGCCCCGGACCGTCTGGCCGGGTCGGCGTCGGGAGTCAACAATGCGGTGGCTCGTGCGGGAGGGCTGTTGGCTGTGGCCGTGATACCGGTGCTCGCCGGTATCGGAGGCGCGGATTACGCCGATCCCGCCGCATTCGGGGCCGGCTTTCGCACCACGATGGTGATCGCCGCATCCCTGCTGGTAGGTGCGTCAGTTCTTGCTGCCGTCGGGATCCGGCCGAGGCGCGGCGATGTGCGTGGACGCATGCACGTCGAACAAGAAGTGCACTGCCCGATCAGCGGTCCTACGCCGTTACCGCATGCATCTCGTCCCGAGACCTGA
- a CDS encoding alpha/beta hydrolase, with protein MQKARGQKLSVTVSTVQASRPEQLVASAADLGTKIAALDTTMAAQRQALAQLRSSWQGQAASAAIIKAEQNLNRQEELRARLSALQQALHTGGTQMGYTRTGLLATVAMLRAVGWQVADDGTATPPPLPPILRLMAPAWTAILQKMLAVFAQIDAQTAAAIQAAVGGPVPQTPPGTLGDPRRLPASGTSPEDVKKWWDSLSQFEKSQLIADHPPELGNLNGIPAEVRDQVNRAVLADDVARVTDAANQHGVSTDEVLANPGNYGLTSADATRYTNAVQTQKGLNKTADPEDANRPTMLWAYDPLAFHGEGKAAIAIGNPDKAQNTAVVVPGTGSSVKAGWLEGDNATNLYDQMIAAEPDEPTSVIAWMGYDTPDSPTDPAIATPTLARAGGDLLAADVNGLAATHEGVPANLTVIGHSYGSTTVADAFAGSGMKADNAVLIGSPGTDLANSASDFHLPEGGKVYVGAASTDPVSWIGQAGPLPDIINRELNYPLGLEAGLGRDPAGDGYGSVRFDAEAVGRDGLSFDDHSKYYQIGSESLRAMTDIATGDGGTLGDNGLLAEGRRQPHIGLPDKIDLPGLPPIDLPDWDTRVPGLPALNDPEGDRPQGSITNDHGY; from the coding sequence ATGCAGAAGGCGAGGGGGCAGAAGTTGTCGGTGACGGTGTCGACGGTGCAGGCGTCGCGACCTGAGCAGTTGGTCGCTTCCGCCGCCGATCTCGGCACCAAGATCGCCGCCCTCGATACCACGATGGCCGCGCAACGGCAGGCGTTGGCGCAGCTGAGGTCCTCGTGGCAGGGCCAGGCGGCCTCGGCGGCGATCATCAAGGCCGAGCAGAACCTCAATCGGCAGGAAGAGCTGCGCGCTCGCCTCAGCGCGCTGCAGCAGGCACTCCACACCGGCGGCACCCAGATGGGATACACCCGCACCGGGCTGCTCGCGACCGTCGCGATGTTGCGTGCGGTCGGCTGGCAGGTTGCCGACGACGGCACCGCCACCCCACCTCCGCTGCCCCCGATCCTGCGGCTGATGGCCCCGGCATGGACCGCCATCTTGCAGAAGATGCTCGCGGTGTTCGCGCAGATCGACGCTCAGACGGCGGCCGCCATCCAGGCCGCGGTCGGTGGCCCGGTGCCGCAGACGCCGCCGGGCACCCTCGGCGATCCACGCCGACTACCGGCGTCCGGGACCAGCCCCGAGGATGTCAAGAAGTGGTGGGATTCGCTGAGCCAGTTCGAGAAAAGCCAGCTGATCGCCGATCACCCGCCCGAGCTCGGCAATCTCAACGGAATCCCGGCCGAGGTCCGCGATCAGGTGAACCGGGCGGTGCTGGCAGACGATGTGGCTCGGGTGACCGATGCGGCCAACCAGCATGGCGTGTCCACCGACGAGGTGTTGGCCAACCCCGGCAACTATGGGCTGACCTCGGCGGACGCCACCCGCTACACCAATGCCGTGCAGACCCAGAAGGGGCTGAACAAGACCGCCGACCCCGAGGACGCCAACCGACCGACGATGCTCTGGGCTTACGACCCACTGGCGTTCCACGGCGAGGGCAAGGCCGCCATCGCCATCGGCAATCCGGACAAGGCCCAGAACACCGCGGTGGTCGTCCCCGGCACCGGAAGCAGCGTGAAGGCAGGTTGGCTGGAGGGTGACAACGCCACCAACCTGTACGACCAGATGATCGCCGCGGAACCCGACGAACCCACCTCGGTCATCGCCTGGATGGGCTATGACACACCCGACAGTCCCACCGACCCGGCCATCGCCACCCCGACACTGGCCCGCGCCGGGGGTGATCTGCTGGCCGCCGATGTCAACGGGCTGGCCGCCACCCACGAGGGCGTGCCCGCCAATCTCACTGTCATCGGGCATTCGTACGGCTCCACCACGGTGGCCGACGCGTTCGCCGGCAGCGGTATGAAGGCCGATAACGCCGTGCTGATCGGCAGCCCCGGAACCGACTTGGCCAACAGTGCGTCGGATTTCCATCTGCCCGAGGGCGGCAAGGTGTACGTCGGGGCCGCCTCCACCGACCCGGTCAGCTGGATCGGACAGGCCGGCCCACTCCCCGACATCATCAACCGCGAGTTGAACTATCCGCTGGGTTTGGAGGCCGGCTTGGGCCGAGATCCTGCCGGTGACGGCTACGGTTCGGTGCGCTTCGATGCCGAGGCGGTGGGACGCGACGGTTTGTCCTTCGATGATCACTCGAAGTACTACCAGATCGGCAGCGAATCCCTGCGTGCGATGACCGATATCGCCACCGGTGACGGCGGCACCCTCGGAGACAACGGATTGTTGGCCGAGGGGCGACGTCAACCGCATATCGGACTGCCCGACAAGATCGATCTCCCGGGTCTGCCGCCGATCGACCTGCCCGACTGGGACACTCGAGTACCTGGCCTACCCGCACTTAATGATCCCGAAGGGGACCGTCCACAAGGATCGATCACCAATGACCATGGCTACTGA
- the nagB gene encoding glucosamine-6-phosphate deaminase: MRVVICPDLSAVATTAADIVTDLVGRKPHGTLGLATGSSPLGLYAELAERVAAGLDMSGFSGFALDEYVGLAPDDPRSYAYVIRTQVTEPLRLNPENVHVPTGIGDDLDAECLAYEDAIRAAGGIDIQILGIGRNGHLGFNEPTSSFASRTRVASLASWTRQDNARYFSSPDDVPRECVTQGLGTIMAARMTLLIATGTAKAGAVARAVEGPVSALCPASILQHHENAVVVIDEEAAAELALVDYYRDTQRRSVRDAVAG; this comes from the coding sequence ATGAGAGTCGTCATCTGCCCCGACCTGTCCGCGGTCGCCACCACCGCCGCCGATATCGTGACCGATCTGGTCGGCCGTAAGCCGCACGGGACGCTGGGGCTTGCCACCGGTTCCAGTCCGCTGGGGCTCTACGCCGAGTTGGCCGAGCGTGTCGCGGCGGGTTTGGACATGAGTGGGTTCTCCGGTTTCGCACTCGACGAGTACGTCGGGCTCGCCCCGGACGATCCGCGCAGCTACGCCTACGTCATCCGGACCCAGGTCACCGAGCCACTCCGACTGAACCCCGAAAATGTCCACGTACCAACGGGAATCGGTGATGATCTGGACGCCGAATGCCTCGCCTACGAGGACGCCATCCGCGCGGCCGGTGGTATCGACATCCAGATACTCGGGATCGGACGAAATGGGCACCTGGGTTTCAACGAGCCCACCTCGTCGTTCGCCTCCCGCACGCGGGTGGCGTCGCTGGCAAGTTGGACCCGGCAGGACAACGCGCGCTACTTCAGCTCACCCGACGACGTTCCACGCGAATGTGTCACCCAGGGTTTGGGCACCATCATGGCTGCCCGGATGACCCTGCTGATCGCCACCGGTACGGCCAAGGCCGGTGCAGTCGCCCGCGCGGTGGAGGGCCCGGTATCGGCACTGTGCCCGGCATCCATCCTGCAGCATCACGAGAACGCCGTCGTGGTCATCGACGAGGAGGCGGCCGCCGAACTCGCGTTGGTGGACTACTACCGTGACACTCAGCGCCGGAGCGTCCGCGATGCCGTCGCCGGCTGA
- a CDS encoding GntR family transcriptional regulator, with protein MNDDGTGKTARPLRYQQVYDLVVSLIEEQNLREGDQLPSTAELAEMADVSVITVRRALDELTHSGKIVRHQGVGTFVAPQRIVSEPSRPGALLETLKGHDDGVELATELVSLMVGQPSDNHAAALRIDAGQPVWEICRLRRLGNVPKLLEKAVLPLSLVPSLDEERLATGASLYGFLAERYGFTDDFVEQVFEVDHPNSLEREHLKLTAKDNVVRIRGVSVNAEGTAFDSFQQTYPAREFLFYVSGTSGRRLVEPARTGPWSVRPFGSAPTTGE; from the coding sequence GTGAACGACGACGGCACCGGCAAGACCGCGCGCCCACTGCGATATCAGCAGGTTTACGACCTCGTCGTATCGCTCATCGAGGAGCAAAATCTGCGCGAGGGTGATCAGCTGCCGAGCACGGCCGAACTCGCCGAGATGGCCGATGTCAGCGTGATCACGGTGCGTCGCGCGCTCGATGAACTCACCCACAGCGGAAAGATCGTGCGGCATCAGGGTGTCGGAACGTTCGTGGCCCCGCAGCGGATCGTCAGTGAACCGTCGCGTCCCGGCGCGCTGCTGGAGACGCTCAAGGGACACGACGATGGCGTCGAACTCGCCACCGAGCTCGTCAGCCTGATGGTCGGGCAGCCGAGTGACAACCACGCCGCGGCGTTGCGGATCGACGCCGGACAGCCAGTGTGGGAGATCTGCAGGCTGCGCCGGCTGGGCAACGTGCCCAAGCTGTTGGAGAAGGCCGTGCTGCCGCTGAGCCTTGTGCCGTCCCTGGACGAGGAACGGCTCGCCACCGGCGCTTCCTTGTACGGATTTCTCGCCGAACGTTACGGATTCACTGATGATTTCGTGGAACAGGTCTTCGAGGTCGACCATCCCAACTCGCTGGAGCGTGAGCATCTGAAGCTGACGGCGAAGGACAACGTGGTGCGGATCCGCGGTGTGAGCGTCAATGCCGAGGGGACCGCTTTCGACAGCTTTCAGCAGACCTACCCGGCGCGCGAGTTTCTGTTCTACGTCTCGGGGACGTCTGGACGCCGCCTGGTGGAGCCGGCCCGTACCGGGCCGTGGTCGGTGCGCCCCTTCGGATCTGCGCCCACCACCGGGGAATGA